The region GAACACCCGGCTCTTCGCCGCGCGCACCGACGCCGCGGTGATGGCGGTCGTCAAGGCCGACGGCTTCGGCCACGGTGCGGCCGACGTCGCGCGCACGGCACTCGCCAGCGGCGCCACCTCGCTCGGCGTCACCAGCATCGACGAGGCGCTCGCCCTGCGCGCCGACGGCCTCGGCGGCCGGATCCTCAGCTGGCTCAACCCGCTGGATGCGTCGTACGGCGCCGCGCTGGTCGCCGACGTCGACCTCGCCGTCCCGTCGCGCGAGCACCTCGACGCGGTCCTGCGGGTCGCCTCGCTCCAGCGCCCCGCGCGCGTCCACCTGCACCTCGACACCGGCATGGCCCGCGACGGCGCCGAACCGTCGGTCTGGCCGACGTTGTGCCGCGCCGCCCGTCGGGCCGAGCGGGCCGGCCTGCTCGAGGTCGTCGGCGTGATGGGCCACCTCGGCTGCGCCGACGACCCCGGTCACGAGGCCAACGCGCTCGGGCGGCGACGGTTCGCCTGGGGGCTCGAGGTCGCGCGCGGCGCCGGGCTCCGGCCGACGATGCGCCACCTCGCCGCCACCGCGGCCACGCTGCTCGATCCGCGCAGCCACCACACGCACGTCCGCATCGGCGCAGGACTGGTCGGGATCGACCCGACCGGGACGACCGCCCTGTCCCACGGCCTCACCCTGACCGCGCCCGTCGTCAGCGTCCGCCGCGTCCGTGCAGGAACGGGCGTCGGCTACGGCCACACGTGGATCGCGCCCGCGGCGACCCACCTCGCACTGCTCCCGCTCGGCTACGCCGACGGCCTGCCCCGGGTCGCGTCGGGTCGCGCCGAGGTGCTGCTCCGCGGCCGTCGTCGCCCGGTCGTGGGCCGGATCTCGATGGACCAGGTCGTCGTCGACCTCGGCGACGAGGCCGTCCGTCCCGGCGAGACCGCCACCGTCCTCGGGCCCGGCGCCGCGGGCGAGCCGACCGTCGCGGAGTGGGCCGGCTGGTCCGACTCCATCGAGCACGAGGTCGTCACCGGCATCGGCTCCCGCGTCCACCGCACCGCTGCCCCCGCAGCCGGCACCACCGCACCAGCCCGCCTCAGGAGCCTGTCGTGACGACGCCCCGCATCGCTGTCGTCGGCGGCGGCCAGAACTGCGAGCACGAGGTCTCCCTCGCCTCCGCGGCGGCCGTCGCCGCGGCGCTCGACCCGACGGCGTACGACGTCGTGCGGCTGACCATCGCGCCCGACGGCGCCTGGCACGAGGGCGAGCGTCGCCTGACGCTGGGCGACGCCGTCGCGATCCTCCAGTCGTGCGCCGCCGTGCTCCCGGTCGTGCACGGCCCCCGCGGCGAGGACGGCTCGCTGGCCGCGCTGTGCGAGCTCGCCGGCGTGGCCTACGTCGGGTCCGGCGTCGGCGCCGGCGCCCTCGCGATGGACAAGTGGGCGACCAAGCTCGTCGCCGGCGCGCTCGGCATCGCCACCGCGCCGGGTCGGCTGCTGACGGCGGCCACCGCGTCGACGTACGCCTGGACGCACCCGGTCGTGGTGAAGCCGGTCGCGGCCGGCTCGAGCCACGGCGTCTCCCTCGTCCGCGAGGAGGCACAGCTCGCCGATGCCGTCGCAGCGGCCCTCGCCCTCGACGACCGGATCCTCGTCGAGGACGTCGTCGTGGGCCGCGAGGTCGACATCGCCGTGCTCGGCACCGCCGACGGCGCGCGCGTGGTCTCGCCGGCGCTGGAGATCGTGGTCGACGGCTGGTTCGACTTCGAGGCGAAGTACGGCGGTGGCGCCGACTTCCGCATCCCCGCCCTGCTCGGTGACACCGAGCGCAAGGAGCTCGAGGAGGCCGCGCTCGCGATGTACGACGCCCTCGGCTGCGCCGGCGTGGCCCGCGTCGACTTCTTCGTCACCGAGGACGGGCCGGTGCTCAACGAGGTCAACACCATGCCCGGCTTCACCGAGCAGTCGCAGGTGCCGAAGATGTTCGCCGCGGCGGGGATGTCGTACGCCGACCTGCTCGACCGCCTCGTCCGCGACGTGCTGCCGGCGTGAGCGCGCGGTCCACGGGGCGCATCGACGGGATCGACCTGCTGCGCGGGGTCGCCATCGGCCTGGTGATGCTCCGGCACGCGTGGCCCTCGGCGTTCCCCGGCGCGGGGGTGGTCGGCGTCGTGATGTTCTTCGCGCTGAGCGGCTACCTCATCACCGGGCTCCTCGTCGACGAGCTCGACCGCACCGGCCGGGTCGACCTCCGCCGTTTCTACCTGCGCCGCGCCCGACGACTCGTGCCCGCGCTGCTGTTCCTGGTGGTGGGCGTGGTCGTGGTGACGCTGCTGATCGACCCCCTTGGCGACCGCGGCGAGCTCGGCAAGAGCGTGCTGGTCGCGCTCACGTGGACGGCGAACCTGCCCTTCGGGCACGCGAGCGACGCGACCTTCCACCTCTGGACGCTCGCGACGGAGGAGCAGTTCTACCTGCTCTGGCCGGCGGTCCTGGTGATCGCGTACGACCGTGGGCGCGTGCGGCTCGCACTGCTGCTCGTCGCCGCCGCCTGCGTGCTCGCGTGCGTCGCGACGCTCGTCTGGCTGCGGGAGGCACCCGACCTGGCCTACGCCCTGCCGACGTCGTGGGCGGTCTGCTTCGTCATCGGCGGTGCGACGCGGATCGTCGGCCACCGGGTCGTCGTACCGTCCTGGGCGGCGCCTGCCGCACTCGTCGGACTGGCGGTCCTCAGCGTGGTTCCATTGCGGGGTCACGCCCTCACCTACCTGGCAGGAGGCCCCGCCATCGCTGCGCTGACCGCGGTCCTGCTGCTGTCGTGGCGGAGCTGGACCTCCGTGACGGGGCCGGCGCGGGCGCTGGTCGTCCTCGGCACGGTGTCCTACGGCGCCTACCTCTGGAACTACCCCCTCACCCTGTGGCTGCGACCCTCGCTCGAGTCGTACGCCGGCCCGGTGGCGGCGGTCCTGACCCTGGCCATGGCGGCGACCAGCTGGCGGCTCGTGGAGCAGCCGGCCCAGCGCATGCGTCGTACCCGCCACGAGGTGGCGGCATGAGCGGCGCCGCACCCGGGCCGGGGACCGACTACCGACGACCTGCCGGGGACCACCCGCAGCTCGAGCAGCTGCGCGGCTGGGGACCGGAGCTCGCGCTCGGATCGGTCGTGCTCGTCCTCGGCTTCCTCGAGGCCGTCAGCACCGTGCAGGTCTACGGCAGTCGGTTCCCGCTGGTCCTCCTCGTGCTCGCCACCGCCGTCGCGGTGGGCCTGAGCCGACGGATGCCGGGGATCGCGCTGGGACTGGTGTGGGTCATCTGCTTCCTGCAGCTCTGGACCGGGACGCCGGTGCTGCTGACCCAGCTGTCCATCGCCGCCGTCGCGTTCGGCGCCGCGCGTTGGGGGAGCACCGTCGTGGTGCTGCTGAGCGGCCTGTCGATCCCGCTGGGCGCCGCGGTCGTGGTGCTCCTCGCGGCGTCGCAGGTCTACGACGTCCTCGCCGGGTTCATCGACTACAACAGCATCATCAACGGGGCCTACCGTTTCGGGGCCACGTGGCAGATCGGCGCGGCCTTCCTGGGGATGCTGGTCCTCGGCTCGCCGTGGCTGCTCGGCCTGGCGCTGCGCTTCGGCTCGCGCGCGGAGCAGTCGCGGGTCTCGCAGGTCGCCGCCGAGGACCACGCGGCCCGGGCGGTGCAGGAGTCGGAGCAGGCACGCGAGATCGCCCGCCTGCGCGAGGAGCAGACCCGGATGGCGCGCGACGTGCACGACGTCGTCGGCCACTCGCTCGCGGTGATCCTGGCCCAGGCCGAGTCCGCGCAGTACCTCAAGGACGCCGACGCCGGTGCCCTCAACGACAAGCTCAAGGACACCCTCGCGACCATCGCGACGTCGGCGCGCACCTCGCTGCAGGACGTGCGCCAGGTGCTGACCACGACCAAGGACCAGACGGCGTCCGGTCGCAGCGGCAGCCTCGACTCGCTCATCGAGGGGGTCCGCTCCAGCGGCCACGAGGTGGTCTCGACCGTCGTCGGGCAGCCGCAGCCCCTGCCGCCCGAGCTCGAGACGGTCGCCTACCGTGTCCTGCAGGAGATGCTGACCAACGCCATCAAGCACGGTCGCCGGGACGCCCCGGTCACCGTCGAACGCCACTGGGAGGGCGAGCTGCGCATCGAGGTCCGCAACGTGGTCGGCGGCGAGCCCGTGCCCGACGCGACCCAGCCGATCCGGTCGGTGTCCTCCGACCCGACCGCAGCCGTCCCGGTCCCGACCCCCGGGCAGGGGGTCGACGGCATGCGCCGACGGCTGGAGGCGGTGGGCGGCAAGCTCGACGTACGCCGTCGCGAGGAGGCCGGCGGCACGACGTTCACCTCCACCGCGTGGGTGCCCGTCCGGGGCGGGGCGTGATCCGGGTCGTGCTGGTCGACGACCAGGAGCTGTTCCGCGAGGGCGTGCGGGTGATCGTCGACGCCCAGGACGGGATGGAGGTCGTCGGCGTCGCGGGCGACGGCTTCGAGGCCGTGCAGGTGTGCGACGAGCTCCAGCCCGACGTGGTCCTGATGGACATCCGGATGCCGGAGATGGACGGTGTCGAGGCGACCCGCCAGCTCTTCGCGCCCGACCGGGTCTCCCGCCGCGAGAACCCGCTCCGGGTGGTCGTGCTGACCACCTTCAACCTCGACGACCGCGCGGCCACGGCGATCCGCTACGGCGCCAGCGGGTTCCTGCTGAAGGACACCACGCCGGTGATGCTGCGCGACGCGATCCGCACGGTGCACGCCGGCAACGCGGTGCTCGCCCCCGCCGACCTGTCCCTGCTGCTGCAGGGCCAGTTCGTCGCGCGCGCCCCCGCCCCGGCGGCGTACCTCTCCCTGACCGACAAAGAGCGGGAGGTGTTCACCGCCGTCGCGCGCGGGCTCTCCAACACCGAGATCGCCGGCCTGATCTTCGCTTCCGAGTCGACGGTCAAGACCCACGTCGGCTCGGTGCTGCGCAAGCTCTCGCTCCGCGACCGCGTGCAGATCGTGGTCTTCGCGCACGAGCACGGGCTCGTCGGGGACTGACCTCGGGGTCGAGCCGGGGTCGATCCGGATGGTGCGGCGCCCAGCGGTGACGCAGGCTGGGGGCATGGACAAGATTCGTGCTTCCCTCGCCCGTCAGGGCCTCGTCCGCTCGGCCGACCGGGGCATCCTCGGTGGCGTGTGCGCGGGCGTCGGCCGCCGCCTCGGCCTGGGCCCGTGGGTGACCCGGCTGCTCTTCCTGATCAGCCTCGTCGTCATCCCGGGCAGCCAGTTCCTGGTCTACCCGATCCTCTGGTTCGTGATGCCGAGCCAGAACAGCCTCGTCGCCGCCACCAGCTCGCCGCACCTCGCGCGCTGACCTCCAGGCCTGCTGCATGGCACACGACTGGCTCGCGCTCCTGCGGCAGGCCACCGACCGCTTCGCCGCGGTGGTCGACGGCGCCGACCCGGCCACCCGCATCACCTGGTGCCCCGACTGGACGCTCCACGACCTCGTCGACCACCTGGGCGGCGTCCACCAGTGGGCCGCCCACGCCGTCGTCGACGGCAACCCCGAGTTCGAGGCCGAGCCGGTGCCGTCCGGCACGGACCTCGCAGCCTGGTACCGACGCCACGCGTCCGACCTGGTCGAGGTGCTGGCCTCGACGCCTCCCGGGACGCCCGCGTGGACCCTCGACAAGAACGACCGGACCGCAGGCTTCTGGCGACGCCGCCAGGTGCACGAGACCGTGATGCACACGTGGGACGCCGAGGAGGCGCTCGGCGCTGCGGCGCCGCTCGACCCCGACGTCGCCTGGGACGGGGTGCTCGAGGTCGTCGAGGTGATGTACCCCCGGCAGGTGCGGCTCGGTCGCATCGCCCCGCTGGCCGATCAGCTCCTGCTCGTCGCGACGGACGTCGACGCCGACGTGCGGCTCGGCACCGGGCGCGGCGCCTTCGTCGTACGCGACCGGGCCGAGGTGCTGCTGCGGCTGCTGTGGCACCGGGCCCCCGTCGACGGCCTCGACCCCCGCACGGCCGAGCTGCTCGCCGGTCCCGTCACTCCCTGAGGGCTGTCGCCGCTGCCTGACAGGGTGTGGCCATGACCGATGTGTGGGAGCTGGTGCGCGCCGAG is a window of Nocardioides oleivorans DNA encoding:
- the alr gene encoding alanine racemase, with translation MNTPLRSSPPLRSPEQRRGDPNCSALAVVPSAGTTHGPRLEVDLSAIAANTRLFAARTDAAVMAVVKADGFGHGAADVARTALASGATSLGVTSIDEALALRADGLGGRILSWLNPLDASYGAALVADVDLAVPSREHLDAVLRVASLQRPARVHLHLDTGMARDGAEPSVWPTLCRAARRAERAGLLEVVGVMGHLGCADDPGHEANALGRRRFAWGLEVARGAGLRPTMRHLAATAATLLDPRSHHTHVRIGAGLVGIDPTGTTALSHGLTLTAPVVSVRRVRAGTGVGYGHTWIAPAATHLALLPLGYADGLPRVASGRAEVLLRGRRRPVVGRISMDQVVVDLGDEAVRPGETATVLGPGAAGEPTVAEWAGWSDSIEHEVVTGIGSRVHRTAAPAAGTTAPARLRSLS
- a CDS encoding D-alanine--D-alanine ligase family protein is translated as MTTPRIAVVGGGQNCEHEVSLASAAAVAAALDPTAYDVVRLTIAPDGAWHEGERRLTLGDAVAILQSCAAVLPVVHGPRGEDGSLAALCELAGVAYVGSGVGAGALAMDKWATKLVAGALGIATAPGRLLTAATASTYAWTHPVVVKPVAAGSSHGVSLVREEAQLADAVAAALALDDRILVEDVVVGREVDIAVLGTADGARVVSPALEIVVDGWFDFEAKYGGGADFRIPALLGDTERKELEEAALAMYDALGCAGVARVDFFVTEDGPVLNEVNTMPGFTEQSQVPKMFAAAGMSYADLLDRLVRDVLPA
- a CDS encoding acyltransferase family protein; protein product: MSARSTGRIDGIDLLRGVAIGLVMLRHAWPSAFPGAGVVGVVMFFALSGYLITGLLVDELDRTGRVDLRRFYLRRARRLVPALLFLVVGVVVVTLLIDPLGDRGELGKSVLVALTWTANLPFGHASDATFHLWTLATEEQFYLLWPAVLVIAYDRGRVRLALLLVAAACVLACVATLVWLREAPDLAYALPTSWAVCFVIGGATRIVGHRVVVPSWAAPAALVGLAVLSVVPLRGHALTYLAGGPAIAALTAVLLLSWRSWTSVTGPARALVVLGTVSYGAYLWNYPLTLWLRPSLESYAGPVAAVLTLAMAATSWRLVEQPAQRMRRTRHEVAA
- a CDS encoding histidine kinase, coding for MSGAAPGPGTDYRRPAGDHPQLEQLRGWGPELALGSVVLVLGFLEAVSTVQVYGSRFPLVLLVLATAVAVGLSRRMPGIALGLVWVICFLQLWTGTPVLLTQLSIAAVAFGAARWGSTVVVLLSGLSIPLGAAVVVLLAASQVYDVLAGFIDYNSIINGAYRFGATWQIGAAFLGMLVLGSPWLLGLALRFGSRAEQSRVSQVAAEDHAARAVQESEQAREIARLREEQTRMARDVHDVVGHSLAVILAQAESAQYLKDADAGALNDKLKDTLATIATSARTSLQDVRQVLTTTKDQTASGRSGSLDSLIEGVRSSGHEVVSTVVGQPQPLPPELETVAYRVLQEMLTNAIKHGRRDAPVTVERHWEGELRIEVRNVVGGEPVPDATQPIRSVSSDPTAAVPVPTPGQGVDGMRRRLEAVGGKLDVRRREEAGGTTFTSTAWVPVRGGA
- a CDS encoding response regulator codes for the protein MGARPGRGVIRVVLVDDQELFREGVRVIVDAQDGMEVVGVAGDGFEAVQVCDELQPDVVLMDIRMPEMDGVEATRQLFAPDRVSRRENPLRVVVLTTFNLDDRAATAIRYGASGFLLKDTTPVMLRDAIRTVHAGNAVLAPADLSLLLQGQFVARAPAPAAYLSLTDKEREVFTAVARGLSNTEIAGLIFASESTVKTHVGSVLRKLSLRDRVQIVVFAHEHGLVGD
- a CDS encoding PspC domain-containing protein, with protein sequence MDKIRASLARQGLVRSADRGILGGVCAGVGRRLGLGPWVTRLLFLISLVVIPGSQFLVYPILWFVMPSQNSLVAATSSPHLAR
- a CDS encoding maleylpyruvate isomerase family mycothiol-dependent enzyme → MAHDWLALLRQATDRFAAVVDGADPATRITWCPDWTLHDLVDHLGGVHQWAAHAVVDGNPEFEAEPVPSGTDLAAWYRRHASDLVEVLASTPPGTPAWTLDKNDRTAGFWRRRQVHETVMHTWDAEEALGAAAPLDPDVAWDGVLEVVEVMYPRQVRLGRIAPLADQLLLVATDVDADVRLGTGRGAFVVRDRAEVLLRLLWHRAPVDGLDPRTAELLAGPVTP